One stretch of Scatophagus argus isolate fScaArg1 chromosome 18, fScaArg1.pri, whole genome shotgun sequence DNA includes these proteins:
- the LOC124049368 gene encoding kinesin-1 heavy chain-like isoform X1, translating to MADAAETCIKVVCRFRPLNRSEVARGDKYIPKFQGEDCVQIGGKPYYFDRVFQSNTTQEQFYNAVAQKIVRDVLEGYNGTIFAYGQTSSGKTHTMEGKLSDPEMMGVIPRIVQDIFNYIYSMDQNLEFHIKVSYFEVYLDKIRDLLDVTKTNLSVHEDKNRVPYVKGCTERFVCSPSEVMEAIEDGKNNRSVAVTNMNEHSSRSHSIFLINIKQENTQTGHKLTGKLYLVDLAGSEKVGKTGAEGTVLDEAKMINKSLSALGLVIAALAEGSSYVPYRDSKMTRILQDSLGGNCRTTMVICCSPSSFNDAETRSTLQFGQRAKTVKNTVSLNVELTAEQWKSKWEKEKEKNKTLKNTVTWLETELNRWRSGESVPAEEQFDKEKAKAEVQALDTALNNDKAPPKPAPNALPGVKLTDAEKEKYEAEMAKLYKELDDKDDEINQQSQLVEKLKEQMLDQEELLSSSRRDHDTLQTELNRLLAENEASKEEVKEVLQALEELAVNYDQKSQEVEDKAREFEALSEELNEKSSSLASIDSELQKLKEMTNHQKKRVTEMMSSLLKDLAEIGIAVGSNDIKQQESSGLIDEEFTVARLYISKMKSEVKTMVKRSKQLESTRAESTQKMEEMETELTACQLRISQYEAKIKSLTDSLQNVEQKKRQLEENVDSLNDEIVRIKAQEKVNIMENEIQSANEVKDAVEKQIQSHREAHQKQLSSLRDELDNKEKLIMEMQDLNQKIMLEQERLKVEHEKLKTADQEKSRQLQELTVQQDRREQARQDLKGLEETVARELQTLHNLRRLFVQDLATRIKKNSQMNSDDTEGSASQRQKISFLENNLEQLTKAHKQLLRDNADLRGEIPKMEKRLRATAERVKALESALKEAKENAARDRNRYEQEMERIKDAVKPKNMGRRPSAQIAKPIRPGQLPGASPGVIRSNLIQKNQSINSS from the exons ATGGCGGACGCGGCGGAGACCTGTATCAAGGTGGTATGCCGCTTCAGGCCCCTGAACAGGTCCGAGGTGGCCCGGGGAGACAAGTACATCCCCAAGTTTCAAGGGGAAGACTGTGTGCAGATTGGG GGTAAACCGTATTACTTTGACCGTGTGTTCCAGTCCAATACAACTCAGGAGCAATTCTACAATGCTGTGGCTCAGAAGATTGTCAGAG ATGTGCTGGAGGGCTACAATGGGACAATATTTGCCTATGGGCAGACATCGtctggcaaaacacacacaatggag GGGAAACTTAGTGACCCAGAAATGATGGGAGTCATTCCCAGAATTGTTCAGGACATCTTCAACTACATTTATTCCATGGATCAGAACCTGGAGTTTCACATCAAA GTTTCATATTTTGAAGTCTATTTGGACAAAATCAGGGACTTGTTAGATG TAACAAAGACCAACCTGTCTGTACATGAGGACAAGAACAGGGTGCCCTATGTAAAG GGGTGTACTGAGCGTTTTGTGTGCAGTCCCAGCGAGGTCATGGAAGCCATAGAGGATGGCAAAAACAACCGAAGCGTGGCTGTCACAA ACATGAATGAGCACAGTTCCAGGAGTCACAGCATCTTCCTCATCAACATCAAGCAGGAAAACACTCAGACTGGACACAAACTGACTGGCAAGCTCTACCTCGTCGATCTGGCAGGGAGTGAGAAA gTGGGTAAAACTGGAGCAGAGGGCACAGTGCTGGATGAAGCCAAGATGATCAACAAGTCCCTGTCTGCACTGGGACTTGTCATTGCAGCTCTGGCAGAAGGCTCG AGTTATGTTCCATACAGAGACAGTAAGATGACCAGGATCCTTCAGGACTCCCTGGGAGGGAACTGTCGGACCACCATGGTCATCTGCTGCTCACCCTCCTCTTTCAATGACGCTGAGACCAGGTCCACGCTGCAGTTTGGACAAAG GGCAAAGACTGTCAAGAACACAGTGTCTCTGAATgtggagctgacagcagagcagtggAAGAGCAAatgggagaaggagaaggagaagaacaaGACACTTAAAAACACCGTCACCTGGCTGGAGACTGAGCTCAACCGCTGGAGGAGCG gaGAGAGTGTGCCAGCAGAGGAACAGTTTGATAAAGAAAAGGCCAAAGCCGAGGTCCAGGCCCTGGACACTGCGCTCAACAATGACAAGGCACCACCCAAACCTGCCCCCAATGCTCTGCCTGGAGTCAAACTCACagatgcagagaaagagaaatatgaGGCAGAAATGGCTAAGCTCTACAAAGAGTTGGATGACAAG GATGATGAGATCAACCAGCAGTCTCAGTTGGTGGAGAAGCTGAAAGAACAGATGCTGGACCAGGAGGAG CTTTTATCCTCCTCCCGGCGTGATCATGACACCCTGCAAACAGAATTAAACCGGCTGCTGGCGGAGAACGAAGCCTCcaaggaggaggtgaaggaggtgCTGCAGGCCCTGGAGGAACTGGCCGTCAACTACGACCAGAAGAGTCAGGAAGTTGAGGACAAAGCAAGAGAGTTCGAGGCTCTCAGTGAAGAGCTGAATGAGAAATCG AGTTCCTTGGCATCCATTGACTCTGAACTCCAGAAGCTGAAGGAGATGACCAATCACCAGAAGAAGAGGGTCACTGAGATGATGTCATCATTGCTCAAAGACCTGGCTGAGATAGGCATCGCCGTGGGAAGCAACGACATTAAG CAACAAGAGAGCAGTGGTCTCATTGATGAAGAGTTCACTGTGGCCCGTCTCTACATCAGCAAGATGAAATCAGAGGTGAAGACGATGGTGAAACGCAGCAAACAGCTGGAGAGCACCCGGGCCGAGAGCACccagaagatggaggagatggagacgGAGCTGACTGCCTGCCAGCTCCGCATCTCCCAG TATGAAGCGAAGATCAAGTCCCTGACAGACTCCCTCCAGAATGtggagcaaaagaaaagacagctgGAGGAAAATGTGGACTCTCTCAATGATGAAATAGTCAGGATCAAAGCCCAAG AGAAAGTCAACATCATGGAGAATGAGATCCAGTCTGCCAATGAAGTCAAG GATGCTGTGGAGAAGCAGATCCAGTCTCACAGAGAGGCCCATCAGAAACAGCTCAGCAGCCTGAGAGACGAGCTGGACAACAAGGAGAAACTCATCATGGAGATGCAGGA CCTGAACCAGAAGATCATgctggagcaggagaggctGAAGGTGGAGCACGAGAAGCTCAAGACTGCCGACCAGGAGAAGAGCCGCCAGCTGCAAGAGCTCAC GGTGCAGCAGGACAGGCGGGAGCAGGCCAGACAGGATCTGAAGGGACTGGAGGAGACTGTG GCCCGAGAGCTGCAGACTCTACACAACCTCAGGAGGCTTTTTGTCCAGGACCTGGCCACTAGAATCAAAAAG AACTCTCAGATGAACTCAGATGACACAGAAGGCAGTGCTTCCCAGAGACAGAAGATCTCATTCCTGGAGAACAATCTTGAGCAGCTCACCAAAGCTCACAAGCAG CTGCTACGGGACAATGCTGACCTTCGTGGTGAGATTCCTAAAATGGAGAAGCGTCTGCGGGCCACTGCTGAGCGGGTCAAAGCCCTGGAGTCCGCTCTGAAGGAGGCCAAAGAGAACGCAGCTCGCGACCGAAATCGCTACGAACAGGAGATGGAGCGCATTAAAGACGCTGTCAAACCCAAAAACATGGGCAGGAGACCCTCGGCGCAGATAG CCAAGCCCATCAGACCGGGCCAGCTGCCGGGAGCTTCTCCTGGTGTCATCAGGTCCAACCTCATCCAGAAGAACCAATCTATCAACAG CTCTTGA
- the LOC124049368 gene encoding kinesin-1 heavy chain-like isoform X2, with protein MADAAETCIKVVCRFRPLNRSEVARGDKYIPKFQGEDCVQIGGKPYYFDRVFQSNTTQEQFYNAVAQKIVRDVLEGYNGTIFAYGQTSSGKTHTMEGKLSDPEMMGVIPRIVQDIFNYIYSMDQNLEFHIKVSYFEVYLDKIRDLLDVTKTNLSVHEDKNRVPYVKGCTERFVCSPSEVMEAIEDGKNNRSVAVTNMNEHSSRSHSIFLINIKQENTQTGHKLTGKLYLVDLAGSEKVGKTGAEGTVLDEAKMINKSLSALGLVIAALAEGSSYVPYRDSKMTRILQDSLGGNCRTTMVICCSPSSFNDAETRSTLQFGQRAKTVKNTVSLNVELTAEQWKSKWEKEKEKNKTLKNTVTWLETELNRWRSGESVPAEEQFDKEKAKAEVQALDTALNNDKAPPKPAPNALPGVKLTDAEKEKYEAEMAKLYKELDDKDDEINQQSQLVEKLKEQMLDQEELLSSSRRDHDTLQTELNRLLAENEASKEEVKEVLQALEELAVNYDQKSQEVEDKAREFEALSEELNEKSSSLASIDSELQKLKEMTNHQKKRVTEMMSSLLKDLAEIGIAVGSNDIKQESSGLIDEEFTVARLYISKMKSEVKTMVKRSKQLESTRAESTQKMEEMETELTACQLRISQYEAKIKSLTDSLQNVEQKKRQLEENVDSLNDEIVRIKAQEKVNIMENEIQSANEVKDAVEKQIQSHREAHQKQLSSLRDELDNKEKLIMEMQDLNQKIMLEQERLKVEHEKLKTADQEKSRQLQELTVQQDRREQARQDLKGLEETVARELQTLHNLRRLFVQDLATRIKKNSQMNSDDTEGSASQRQKISFLENNLEQLTKAHKQLLRDNADLRGEIPKMEKRLRATAERVKALESALKEAKENAARDRNRYEQEMERIKDAVKPKNMGRRPSAQIAKPIRPGQLPGASPGVIRSNLIQKNQSINSS; from the exons ATGGCGGACGCGGCGGAGACCTGTATCAAGGTGGTATGCCGCTTCAGGCCCCTGAACAGGTCCGAGGTGGCCCGGGGAGACAAGTACATCCCCAAGTTTCAAGGGGAAGACTGTGTGCAGATTGGG GGTAAACCGTATTACTTTGACCGTGTGTTCCAGTCCAATACAACTCAGGAGCAATTCTACAATGCTGTGGCTCAGAAGATTGTCAGAG ATGTGCTGGAGGGCTACAATGGGACAATATTTGCCTATGGGCAGACATCGtctggcaaaacacacacaatggag GGGAAACTTAGTGACCCAGAAATGATGGGAGTCATTCCCAGAATTGTTCAGGACATCTTCAACTACATTTATTCCATGGATCAGAACCTGGAGTTTCACATCAAA GTTTCATATTTTGAAGTCTATTTGGACAAAATCAGGGACTTGTTAGATG TAACAAAGACCAACCTGTCTGTACATGAGGACAAGAACAGGGTGCCCTATGTAAAG GGGTGTACTGAGCGTTTTGTGTGCAGTCCCAGCGAGGTCATGGAAGCCATAGAGGATGGCAAAAACAACCGAAGCGTGGCTGTCACAA ACATGAATGAGCACAGTTCCAGGAGTCACAGCATCTTCCTCATCAACATCAAGCAGGAAAACACTCAGACTGGACACAAACTGACTGGCAAGCTCTACCTCGTCGATCTGGCAGGGAGTGAGAAA gTGGGTAAAACTGGAGCAGAGGGCACAGTGCTGGATGAAGCCAAGATGATCAACAAGTCCCTGTCTGCACTGGGACTTGTCATTGCAGCTCTGGCAGAAGGCTCG AGTTATGTTCCATACAGAGACAGTAAGATGACCAGGATCCTTCAGGACTCCCTGGGAGGGAACTGTCGGACCACCATGGTCATCTGCTGCTCACCCTCCTCTTTCAATGACGCTGAGACCAGGTCCACGCTGCAGTTTGGACAAAG GGCAAAGACTGTCAAGAACACAGTGTCTCTGAATgtggagctgacagcagagcagtggAAGAGCAAatgggagaaggagaaggagaagaacaaGACACTTAAAAACACCGTCACCTGGCTGGAGACTGAGCTCAACCGCTGGAGGAGCG gaGAGAGTGTGCCAGCAGAGGAACAGTTTGATAAAGAAAAGGCCAAAGCCGAGGTCCAGGCCCTGGACACTGCGCTCAACAATGACAAGGCACCACCCAAACCTGCCCCCAATGCTCTGCCTGGAGTCAAACTCACagatgcagagaaagagaaatatgaGGCAGAAATGGCTAAGCTCTACAAAGAGTTGGATGACAAG GATGATGAGATCAACCAGCAGTCTCAGTTGGTGGAGAAGCTGAAAGAACAGATGCTGGACCAGGAGGAG CTTTTATCCTCCTCCCGGCGTGATCATGACACCCTGCAAACAGAATTAAACCGGCTGCTGGCGGAGAACGAAGCCTCcaaggaggaggtgaaggaggtgCTGCAGGCCCTGGAGGAACTGGCCGTCAACTACGACCAGAAGAGTCAGGAAGTTGAGGACAAAGCAAGAGAGTTCGAGGCTCTCAGTGAAGAGCTGAATGAGAAATCG AGTTCCTTGGCATCCATTGACTCTGAACTCCAGAAGCTGAAGGAGATGACCAATCACCAGAAGAAGAGGGTCACTGAGATGATGTCATCATTGCTCAAAGACCTGGCTGAGATAGGCATCGCCGTGGGAAGCAACGACATTAAG CAAGAGAGCAGTGGTCTCATTGATGAAGAGTTCACTGTGGCCCGTCTCTACATCAGCAAGATGAAATCAGAGGTGAAGACGATGGTGAAACGCAGCAAACAGCTGGAGAGCACCCGGGCCGAGAGCACccagaagatggaggagatggagacgGAGCTGACTGCCTGCCAGCTCCGCATCTCCCAG TATGAAGCGAAGATCAAGTCCCTGACAGACTCCCTCCAGAATGtggagcaaaagaaaagacagctgGAGGAAAATGTGGACTCTCTCAATGATGAAATAGTCAGGATCAAAGCCCAAG AGAAAGTCAACATCATGGAGAATGAGATCCAGTCTGCCAATGAAGTCAAG GATGCTGTGGAGAAGCAGATCCAGTCTCACAGAGAGGCCCATCAGAAACAGCTCAGCAGCCTGAGAGACGAGCTGGACAACAAGGAGAAACTCATCATGGAGATGCAGGA CCTGAACCAGAAGATCATgctggagcaggagaggctGAAGGTGGAGCACGAGAAGCTCAAGACTGCCGACCAGGAGAAGAGCCGCCAGCTGCAAGAGCTCAC GGTGCAGCAGGACAGGCGGGAGCAGGCCAGACAGGATCTGAAGGGACTGGAGGAGACTGTG GCCCGAGAGCTGCAGACTCTACACAACCTCAGGAGGCTTTTTGTCCAGGACCTGGCCACTAGAATCAAAAAG AACTCTCAGATGAACTCAGATGACACAGAAGGCAGTGCTTCCCAGAGACAGAAGATCTCATTCCTGGAGAACAATCTTGAGCAGCTCACCAAAGCTCACAAGCAG CTGCTACGGGACAATGCTGACCTTCGTGGTGAGATTCCTAAAATGGAGAAGCGTCTGCGGGCCACTGCTGAGCGGGTCAAAGCCCTGGAGTCCGCTCTGAAGGAGGCCAAAGAGAACGCAGCTCGCGACCGAAATCGCTACGAACAGGAGATGGAGCGCATTAAAGACGCTGTCAAACCCAAAAACATGGGCAGGAGACCCTCGGCGCAGATAG CCAAGCCCATCAGACCGGGCCAGCTGCCGGGAGCTTCTCCTGGTGTCATCAGGTCCAACCTCATCCAGAAGAACCAATCTATCAACAG CTCTTGA
- the LOC124049368 gene encoding kinesin-1 heavy chain-like isoform X3, whose product MEGKLSDPEMMGVIPRIVQDIFNYIYSMDQNLEFHIKVSYFEVYLDKIRDLLDVTKTNLSVHEDKNRVPYVKGCTERFVCSPSEVMEAIEDGKNNRSVAVTNMNEHSSRSHSIFLINIKQENTQTGHKLTGKLYLVDLAGSEKVGKTGAEGTVLDEAKMINKSLSALGLVIAALAEGSSYVPYRDSKMTRILQDSLGGNCRTTMVICCSPSSFNDAETRSTLQFGQRAKTVKNTVSLNVELTAEQWKSKWEKEKEKNKTLKNTVTWLETELNRWRSGESVPAEEQFDKEKAKAEVQALDTALNNDKAPPKPAPNALPGVKLTDAEKEKYEAEMAKLYKELDDKDDEINQQSQLVEKLKEQMLDQEELLSSSRRDHDTLQTELNRLLAENEASKEEVKEVLQALEELAVNYDQKSQEVEDKAREFEALSEELNEKSSSLASIDSELQKLKEMTNHQKKRVTEMMSSLLKDLAEIGIAVGSNDIKQQESSGLIDEEFTVARLYISKMKSEVKTMVKRSKQLESTRAESTQKMEEMETELTACQLRISQYEAKIKSLTDSLQNVEQKKRQLEENVDSLNDEIVRIKAQEKVNIMENEIQSANEVKDAVEKQIQSHREAHQKQLSSLRDELDNKEKLIMEMQDLNQKIMLEQERLKVEHEKLKTADQEKSRQLQELTVQQDRREQARQDLKGLEETVARELQTLHNLRRLFVQDLATRIKKNSQMNSDDTEGSASQRQKISFLENNLEQLTKAHKQLLRDNADLRGEIPKMEKRLRATAERVKALESALKEAKENAARDRNRYEQEMERIKDAVKPKNMGRRPSAQIAKPIRPGQLPGASPGVIRSNLIQKNQSINSS is encoded by the exons atggag GGGAAACTTAGTGACCCAGAAATGATGGGAGTCATTCCCAGAATTGTTCAGGACATCTTCAACTACATTTATTCCATGGATCAGAACCTGGAGTTTCACATCAAA GTTTCATATTTTGAAGTCTATTTGGACAAAATCAGGGACTTGTTAGATG TAACAAAGACCAACCTGTCTGTACATGAGGACAAGAACAGGGTGCCCTATGTAAAG GGGTGTACTGAGCGTTTTGTGTGCAGTCCCAGCGAGGTCATGGAAGCCATAGAGGATGGCAAAAACAACCGAAGCGTGGCTGTCACAA ACATGAATGAGCACAGTTCCAGGAGTCACAGCATCTTCCTCATCAACATCAAGCAGGAAAACACTCAGACTGGACACAAACTGACTGGCAAGCTCTACCTCGTCGATCTGGCAGGGAGTGAGAAA gTGGGTAAAACTGGAGCAGAGGGCACAGTGCTGGATGAAGCCAAGATGATCAACAAGTCCCTGTCTGCACTGGGACTTGTCATTGCAGCTCTGGCAGAAGGCTCG AGTTATGTTCCATACAGAGACAGTAAGATGACCAGGATCCTTCAGGACTCCCTGGGAGGGAACTGTCGGACCACCATGGTCATCTGCTGCTCACCCTCCTCTTTCAATGACGCTGAGACCAGGTCCACGCTGCAGTTTGGACAAAG GGCAAAGACTGTCAAGAACACAGTGTCTCTGAATgtggagctgacagcagagcagtggAAGAGCAAatgggagaaggagaaggagaagaacaaGACACTTAAAAACACCGTCACCTGGCTGGAGACTGAGCTCAACCGCTGGAGGAGCG gaGAGAGTGTGCCAGCAGAGGAACAGTTTGATAAAGAAAAGGCCAAAGCCGAGGTCCAGGCCCTGGACACTGCGCTCAACAATGACAAGGCACCACCCAAACCTGCCCCCAATGCTCTGCCTGGAGTCAAACTCACagatgcagagaaagagaaatatgaGGCAGAAATGGCTAAGCTCTACAAAGAGTTGGATGACAAG GATGATGAGATCAACCAGCAGTCTCAGTTGGTGGAGAAGCTGAAAGAACAGATGCTGGACCAGGAGGAG CTTTTATCCTCCTCCCGGCGTGATCATGACACCCTGCAAACAGAATTAAACCGGCTGCTGGCGGAGAACGAAGCCTCcaaggaggaggtgaaggaggtgCTGCAGGCCCTGGAGGAACTGGCCGTCAACTACGACCAGAAGAGTCAGGAAGTTGAGGACAAAGCAAGAGAGTTCGAGGCTCTCAGTGAAGAGCTGAATGAGAAATCG AGTTCCTTGGCATCCATTGACTCTGAACTCCAGAAGCTGAAGGAGATGACCAATCACCAGAAGAAGAGGGTCACTGAGATGATGTCATCATTGCTCAAAGACCTGGCTGAGATAGGCATCGCCGTGGGAAGCAACGACATTAAG CAACAAGAGAGCAGTGGTCTCATTGATGAAGAGTTCACTGTGGCCCGTCTCTACATCAGCAAGATGAAATCAGAGGTGAAGACGATGGTGAAACGCAGCAAACAGCTGGAGAGCACCCGGGCCGAGAGCACccagaagatggaggagatggagacgGAGCTGACTGCCTGCCAGCTCCGCATCTCCCAG TATGAAGCGAAGATCAAGTCCCTGACAGACTCCCTCCAGAATGtggagcaaaagaaaagacagctgGAGGAAAATGTGGACTCTCTCAATGATGAAATAGTCAGGATCAAAGCCCAAG AGAAAGTCAACATCATGGAGAATGAGATCCAGTCTGCCAATGAAGTCAAG GATGCTGTGGAGAAGCAGATCCAGTCTCACAGAGAGGCCCATCAGAAACAGCTCAGCAGCCTGAGAGACGAGCTGGACAACAAGGAGAAACTCATCATGGAGATGCAGGA CCTGAACCAGAAGATCATgctggagcaggagaggctGAAGGTGGAGCACGAGAAGCTCAAGACTGCCGACCAGGAGAAGAGCCGCCAGCTGCAAGAGCTCAC GGTGCAGCAGGACAGGCGGGAGCAGGCCAGACAGGATCTGAAGGGACTGGAGGAGACTGTG GCCCGAGAGCTGCAGACTCTACACAACCTCAGGAGGCTTTTTGTCCAGGACCTGGCCACTAGAATCAAAAAG AACTCTCAGATGAACTCAGATGACACAGAAGGCAGTGCTTCCCAGAGACAGAAGATCTCATTCCTGGAGAACAATCTTGAGCAGCTCACCAAAGCTCACAAGCAG CTGCTACGGGACAATGCTGACCTTCGTGGTGAGATTCCTAAAATGGAGAAGCGTCTGCGGGCCACTGCTGAGCGGGTCAAAGCCCTGGAGTCCGCTCTGAAGGAGGCCAAAGAGAACGCAGCTCGCGACCGAAATCGCTACGAACAGGAGATGGAGCGCATTAAAGACGCTGTCAAACCCAAAAACATGGGCAGGAGACCCTCGGCGCAGATAG CCAAGCCCATCAGACCGGGCCAGCTGCCGGGAGCTTCTCCTGGTGTCATCAGGTCCAACCTCATCCAGAAGAACCAATCTATCAACAG CTCTTGA